The Streptomyces sp. NBC_01689 genome includes a window with the following:
- a CDS encoding helix-turn-helix domain-containing protein, with the protein MAERDGPEVIGRRVQQLRTERGLTQRQLAEPAYTPAYISTLEAGRVRASEPALRHIAERLGVAYEELATGRPAHLATDLRLRLTDAQRTLATGEAEVAAEQYTVLLAEADTHGLVAEQAAALLGLGECALENGDLETARERFEASERRLGDAPLPQRVPALRGRAVSHYLAGELRYACYLFESTLDELNRTGMHDPDALLLLYTGVIAPYMDMGAHARAAQAAEFALALAPQVGEPALVARMHRSVARTMIAEGRIAEADASLAKAAELYRQLQIRTELANCHWMRGYLYAQNGELERAESELREAQAMLSAKRAALYTSQVNVELADVLHRRGKSDEAAVLLHEVLGDLSPERGAVHSAGAHRLLGIIAEDARDTETAEEHYVRALSLLERAGAAGDLADLCRLLGDLLRRTGRVEAALDAYRTGLGHRTAPGTTTLGPAPAQPPL; encoded by the coding sequence ATGGCGGAGCGTGACGGCCCGGAGGTCATCGGGCGCAGGGTCCAGCAGCTGCGTACGGAACGCGGGCTGACACAACGGCAATTGGCGGAACCGGCGTACACGCCCGCCTACATCTCGACACTGGAGGCGGGGCGGGTACGCGCCTCCGAACCCGCGCTGCGGCACATAGCCGAGCGGCTCGGCGTGGCGTACGAGGAGCTGGCGACCGGCCGGCCCGCCCACCTGGCCACCGATCTGCGGCTGCGGCTGACCGACGCGCAGCGCACCCTGGCCACCGGTGAGGCCGAGGTCGCGGCGGAGCAGTACACGGTGCTCCTCGCGGAGGCGGACACCCACGGACTCGTCGCCGAGCAGGCCGCCGCCCTGCTCGGGCTCGGCGAGTGCGCCCTGGAGAACGGGGACCTGGAGACCGCCCGCGAGCGGTTCGAGGCGTCGGAGCGGCGCCTCGGCGACGCCCCGCTGCCGCAGCGGGTGCCCGCCCTGCGCGGCCGTGCCGTCTCCCACTACCTCGCCGGTGAACTCCGGTACGCCTGCTATCTGTTCGAGTCCACGCTGGACGAACTGAACCGGACCGGGATGCACGACCCGGATGCCCTGCTGCTGCTCTACACCGGCGTCATCGCGCCCTACATGGACATGGGCGCGCACGCCCGCGCCGCCCAGGCCGCGGAGTTCGCGCTCGCCCTCGCCCCGCAGGTCGGCGAGCCCGCGCTGGTCGCCCGGATGCACCGCTCGGTGGCCCGCACCATGATCGCCGAGGGCCGGATCGCGGAGGCCGACGCCTCCCTCGCCAAGGCCGCCGAGCTCTACCGTCAGCTCCAGATCCGCACGGAGCTCGCCAACTGCCACTGGATGCGCGGATACCTCTACGCGCAGAACGGCGAACTGGAGCGCGCGGAGAGCGAGTTGCGCGAGGCGCAGGCCATGCTCTCGGCCAAGCGCGCGGCCCTCTACACCAGCCAGGTCAACGTGGAGCTCGCGGACGTGCTGCACCGGCGCGGCAAGTCGGACGAGGCCGCCGTCCTCCTCCACGAGGTGCTCGGCGACCTCAGCCCCGAGCGCGGCGCCGTGCACTCGGCGGGCGCGCACCGGCTCCTCGGCATCATCGCCGAGGACGCCCGGGACACCGAGACCGCCGAGGAGCACTACGTCCGGGCGCTGAGCCTGCTGGAGCGGGCCGGGGCGGCGGGCGACCTGGCCGACCTCTGCCGTCTGCTCGGGGACCTCCTGCGCCGCACCGGCCGGGTGGAGGCGGCCCTCGACGCCTACCGCACGGGCCTGGGCCACCGCACGGCGCCCGGCACGACCACCCTGGGCCCGGCCCCCGCGCAGCCACCGCTCTGA
- a CDS encoding SCO5918 family protein: protein MRCVIARFPFDLIPSEVEHSMAGIEPESATGASVVVGPHAYPVKQVGEVITRQDRRDFTEAEVARALTRLGFECRPAAPAPTAVPHWAEPA, encoded by the coding sequence ATGCGTTGTGTGATCGCCCGTTTCCCCTTCGACCTCATCCCGAGCGAGGTCGAGCACTCGATGGCGGGCATCGAGCCCGAATCCGCCACCGGAGCCTCCGTGGTCGTCGGCCCGCACGCCTACCCCGTCAAGCAGGTCGGCGAGGTCATCACCCGGCAGGACCGCCGGGACTTCACCGAGGCCGAGGTGGCCCGCGCGCTCACCCGGCTCGGCTTCGAGTGCCGCCCCGCGGCCCCCGCCCCTACCGCCGTGCCCCACTGGGCCGAACCGGCCTGA
- a CDS encoding ribosomal protein L7/L12 produces the protein MGILGFFVLAMIVFASYAGLESRLGRTDRRIARVERKLDLIIGHLDIQQREPELEQVAALARDGRKIQAIKAYREFTGVGLKEAKDAVERME, from the coding sequence ATGGGAATACTCGGGTTCTTCGTCCTCGCCATGATCGTCTTCGCGAGCTACGCGGGGCTGGAGAGCAGACTGGGCCGCACCGACCGCAGGATCGCCCGCGTCGAGCGCAAACTCGACCTGATCATCGGCCACTTGGACATCCAGCAGCGCGAACCGGAGCTGGAGCAGGTGGCCGCACTGGCGAGGGACGGCCGGAAGATCCAGGCGATCAAGGCCTACCGGGAGTTCACGGGCGTCGGCCTCAAGGAGGCGAAGGACGCCGTCGAGCGGATGGAATAA
- a CDS encoding alkyl/aryl-sulfatase: MDAAGEELPFEDLTDFENADRGFIAALVPGVVRDAAGRVVHDADAYGFLADDCPPTAHPSLWRQARLCARQGLYEVTEGVYQVRGLDLSNMTVVEGREGVVVIDPLISAECAAAALALYREHRGHRRVTGLVYTHSHVDHFGGARGVLPHGAESGVPVLAPGGFLAHAVSENVFAGNAMLRRAAFMYGAPLPKGPRDQIGTGLGTTTSTGTVTLVAPNVDVTRTGQEETVDGVRFVFQLTPGTEAPAEMNFLLRDQRALCVAENASHTLHNVLTLRGAPVRDARVWARYLDETVDLFADTYDVAFASHNWPTWGRENIVRFLGEQRDLYAYLHDQTLRLLNDGLTGAEIAERLRLPPALERSWHARGYYGSLSHNVKAVYQRYMGWYDGNPAHLWEHPPAELASRYVELAGGPAEALVKARAYADNGDLRFAATLLNHLVFADPADRAAKETLCGVYERLGHGAENGTWRNYYLTAALELRGVTADTDIDTTDSELTSALTVSMLLDSLAVRIDGPRAWHDHLTLDLVVTDEQRRHRVNLHHGALTHRGMPVHHVPKPHAGLTLTLTRPELRAVLEGRGLAGVETDGDPALLDRLLSYATEPDRAFPVVTP; encoded by the coding sequence ATGGATGCCGCGGGCGAAGAGCTGCCGTTCGAGGATCTGACCGACTTCGAGAACGCGGATCGCGGGTTCATCGCGGCCCTGGTTCCCGGCGTGGTCCGGGACGCCGCGGGGCGGGTGGTCCATGACGCGGACGCCTACGGGTTCCTCGCGGACGACTGCCCGCCGACCGCGCACCCCAGTCTGTGGCGGCAGGCACGCCTCTGCGCGCGACAGGGGCTGTACGAGGTCACCGAGGGTGTCTACCAGGTACGCGGGCTCGACCTGTCGAACATGACCGTCGTCGAGGGCCGCGAGGGCGTCGTCGTGATCGATCCGCTGATCTCGGCGGAGTGCGCCGCCGCCGCGCTCGCCCTCTACCGCGAGCACCGCGGACATCGCCGCGTGACCGGGCTCGTCTACACCCACTCGCACGTCGACCACTTCGGCGGCGCCCGCGGTGTGCTGCCGCACGGCGCGGAGAGCGGGGTGCCGGTGCTCGCGCCCGGCGGTTTCCTGGCGCACGCGGTCAGCGAGAACGTCTTCGCCGGCAACGCGATGCTGCGCCGGGCCGCCTTCATGTACGGCGCCCCGCTGCCCAAGGGGCCGCGCGACCAGATCGGCACCGGGCTCGGCACCACCACCTCCACGGGCACCGTCACGCTCGTCGCCCCGAACGTGGACGTCACCCGGACCGGGCAGGAGGAGACCGTGGACGGCGTGCGGTTCGTCTTCCAGCTCACGCCGGGGACCGAGGCGCCCGCCGAGATGAACTTCCTGCTGCGCGACCAGCGCGCGCTGTGCGTGGCCGAGAACGCCAGTCACACCCTGCACAACGTGCTCACCCTTCGGGGCGCACCGGTCCGCGACGCACGCGTCTGGGCCCGCTACCTCGACGAGACCGTCGACCTGTTCGCCGACACCTACGACGTCGCGTTCGCCTCCCACAACTGGCCGACGTGGGGGCGCGAGAACATCGTCCGGTTCCTCGGCGAGCAGCGGGACCTGTACGCGTACCTGCACGACCAGACCCTGCGCCTGCTCAACGACGGCCTGACCGGCGCGGAGATCGCCGAGCGGCTGCGGCTTCCGCCCGCCCTGGAGAGGTCCTGGCACGCGCGCGGCTACTACGGATCCCTCAGCCACAACGTCAAGGCCGTCTACCAGCGGTACATGGGCTGGTACGACGGGAACCCCGCCCATCTCTGGGAGCATCCGCCCGCCGAACTGGCCTCCCGGTACGTGGAGCTGGCCGGCGGGCCGGCGGAGGCCCTGGTGAAGGCGCGGGCGTACGCGGACAACGGTGACCTCCGTTTCGCCGCGACCCTCCTCAACCACCTGGTCTTCGCCGACCCGGCGGACCGTGCCGCCAAGGAGACCCTCTGCGGTGTCTACGAGCGGCTCGGGCACGGCGCCGAGAACGGCACCTGGCGCAACTACTACCTCACCGCGGCCCTGGAGCTGCGCGGGGTCACCGCCGACACCGACATCGACACCACGGACTCCGAACTCACCTCCGCGCTCACCGTGAGCATGCTCCTCGACTCGCTCGCCGTCCGCATCGACGGTCCGCGCGCCTGGCACGACCACCTGACCCTCGACCTCGTCGTGACGGACGAGCAGCGCCGTCACCGCGTCAACCTCCACCACGGGGCGCTGACGCACCGCGGCATGCCGGTGCACCACGTCCCGAAGCCGCACGCGGGACTGACCCTGACCCTCACCCGGCCGGAACTGCGGGCGGTGCTGGAGGGGCGGGGCCTCGCGGGTGTCGAGACGGACGGCGACCCCGCCCTCCTGGACCGTCTCCTGTCGTACGCCACCGAGCCGGACCGCGCGTTCCCCGTCGTGACGCCCTGA
- a CDS encoding ATP-binding protein has protein sequence MRAQQRAVRQTARVEYTLPRTAVSAGRARRLTSAFLTRPRPRTVPPTADQVDDATLIASELVANAVRHGRTGCRLRLQVGHGGEVTVEVHDDSPGRPRVGLVDSDAESGRGLAMVQHLAHRLEVVSTGVGGKTVRAVLAV, from the coding sequence ATGCGTGCGCAGCAGCGCGCCGTCCGGCAGACCGCCCGCGTGGAGTACACCCTGCCACGCACGGCCGTTTCGGCAGGCAGGGCCCGTAGGTTGACATCGGCGTTCCTCACCCGGCCGCGTCCGCGGACGGTGCCGCCGACCGCCGACCAGGTCGACGACGCCACGCTCATCGCGTCCGAGCTCGTCGCCAACGCCGTCCGGCACGGGCGTACCGGCTGCCGGTTGCGTCTCCAGGTGGGGCACGGCGGCGAAGTGACCGTCGAGGTCCACGACGACAGTCCGGGCCGGCCCCGGGTCGGCCTGGTGGACAGTGACGCGGAGAGCGGCCGCGGTCTCGCGATGGTCCAGCACCTCGCCCATCGCCTGGAGGTCGTCAGCACGGGCGTCGGCGGCAAGACGGTCCGCGCGGTCCTGGCCGTGTAG
- a CDS encoding cold-shock protein, translating into MATGTVKWFNAEKGFGFIEQDGGGADVFAHYSNIATQGFRELQEGQKVTFDVTQGQKGPQAENIVPA; encoded by the coding sequence ATGGCTACTGGCACCGTGAAGTGGTTCAACGCGGAAAAGGGCTTCGGCTTCATCGAGCAGGACGGCGGCGGCGCCGACGTCTTCGCCCACTACTCGAACATCGCCACCCAGGGCTTCCGTGAGCTCCAGGAAGGCCAGAAGGTGACCTTCGACGTCACGCAGGGCCAGAAGGGCCCCCAGGCGGAGAACATCGTCCCCGCCTAG
- a CDS encoding FkbM family methyltransferase has protein sequence MLGLLPRIGVQVLDLGSGAAVVYRRGSRSRVPVGRTADLVARGAGRYEVTPVGPEKKADMWVVARESSARGDAWGSVPFGESGGRLLVDETASAADERRFQIAAAEYLCTQHVTALLEKYRVNCVFDVGANAGQYGRRLRRLGYTGRLVSFEPTADAFRKLERAAEKDDDWRVFNVGLGREDSAQSIHVGWNTMNSLLPPSDYGKDRYQRFAKTRTEDIEIRRLDGMLEKALDGIDDPRPYLKMDTQGYDLEVFAGAGERIADFVGMQSEVAALRLYEGSPRMREAIATYEEAGFEITGMYPVTREETTARVVEFDCVMVRADAVPGAAPA, from the coding sequence ATGCTCGGTCTGCTCCCCCGGATAGGTGTGCAGGTCCTCGATCTCGGTTCGGGCGCGGCGGTGGTCTACCGACGCGGCAGCCGCTCCCGCGTGCCCGTGGGACGCACGGCCGATCTGGTCGCCCGTGGCGCCGGACGCTACGAGGTCACGCCCGTCGGCCCCGAGAAGAAGGCCGACATGTGGGTGGTCGCCCGGGAGTCCTCGGCGCGGGGCGACGCCTGGGGGAGCGTGCCCTTCGGCGAGTCCGGCGGTCGGCTGCTGGTCGACGAGACGGCGTCGGCGGCCGACGAGCGCCGCTTCCAGATCGCGGCCGCCGAGTACCTGTGCACCCAGCACGTGACCGCTCTGCTGGAGAAGTACCGGGTGAACTGCGTCTTCGACGTGGGCGCCAACGCGGGACAGTACGGCCGCCGGCTGCGCAGGCTCGGCTACACCGGCCGCCTCGTCTCCTTCGAACCCACCGCCGACGCCTTCCGGAAGCTGGAGCGCGCGGCGGAGAAGGACGACGACTGGCGGGTGTTCAACGTCGGACTGGGCCGCGAGGACTCCGCGCAGTCCATCCACGTGGGCTGGAACACCATGAACTCCCTTCTCCCGCCAAGCGACTACGGCAAGGACCGCTACCAGCGGTTCGCGAAGACCCGTACCGAGGACATCGAGATCCGCCGGCTGGACGGGATGCTGGAGAAGGCGCTGGACGGCATCGACGATCCCCGCCCCTACCTGAAGATGGACACCCAGGGCTACGACCTGGAGGTGTTCGCCGGGGCGGGCGAGCGGATCGCGGACTTCGTCGGCATGCAGTCGGAGGTCGCGGCGCTGCGGCTCTACGAGGGCAGCCCCCGCATGCGGGAGGCGATCGCCACGTACGAGGAGGCCGGGTTCGAGATCACGGGCATGTACCCGGTGACGCGTGAGGAGACGACCGCGCGGGTGGTCGAGTTCGACTGCGTGATGGTGCGCGCCGACGCGGTGCCGGGGGCCGCGCCCGCGTGA